In the Candidatus Delongbacteria bacterium genome, CGCGCGGGTGCGGGAAGCCCGGCCTGTTCGGCGCTGGAAGCCGGAATGCCATCCAGCTTGCGTGCAAGCACCGACAATTCGCCGCTGATGCCCTTGAGCCAGTCAACCAAGGATTCCATGGCCGCGTGATCCAGCACGGCATGCTCCGATTTCGGATTCGGTTCTGAGTGGGGACCCACCTGGTAGAACGCGTCCACCTGCAGGGTGTGGCGGGATTGACGTACTTGGCGTGGCATCCGGTCTGGCTGAGAAATCATCTGTGCTCCAAGAGCCGCGTTCAGCGGGGCGCGCGGAGTGTGCGATCAATGTCGGAACCAAACCTTGTTCCGGAATTCGGAACAATAGACACAGGGAGTATCGGCAAGGGAGTTGCTCAGATCCACCATGCCCGGTCAACGAAAAACGGGGCCCGAAGGCCCCGCATCTCGTTGACTGACAGCACGCTCAGGCGACGGTCACGCCCTGCTCGAGGTAGACGTCCTGCACGGCGTTGATGATTTCCACACCCTCGGCCAGCGGCTTCTGGAAGGCCTTGCGCCCCAGGATCAGGCCCATGCCACCACCGCGCTTGTTGATCACGGCGGTGCGCACCGCATCGGCCAGGTCATTGGCACCGGAGGCGCCGCCGCTGTTGATCAGCCCACAGCGTCCCATGTAGCCGTTGGCAAGCTGCCAGCGGACAAGATCAACAGGGTGGTCGCTGCAGAGCGGGCCATAGGCCAGCTTGTCGGTCTTGGCGAACTTGATCGCGTTGAAGCCGCCGTTGTTTTCGGGCAGCTTCTGCTTGATGATGTCGGCTTCAATGGTCACGCCCAGGTGGTTGGCCTGGCCGGTGAGATCGGCGGCCACATGGTAGTCGACCCCGTCCTTGACGAATTCGGGATTGCGCAGGTAGCACCAGAGAATGGTGAACAGGCCCTGGGTATGGGCATAGGCGAAGGCCTGGCTGATCTCGATCAGCTGGCGGTTGCTCTCTTCGCTGCCGAAGTAGATCGTGGCGCCCACGCCGGCCGCACCCATTTCGACGGCCTGATCGACATCGGCGAACATGATCTGGTCAAAGGTGTTGGGATAGGTCATCAGCTCGTTGTGGTTGAGCTTGACCACGAAGGGAATCTTGTGGGCATACCTGCGGCTGACCATGCCCAGCACGCCCAGGGTCGAGGCCACCCCATTGCAGCCCGCCTCGATGGCCAGCTTGACGATGTTTTCCGGGTCGAAGTAATCGGGATTGCGCGAGAAGCTGGCGGCCGCGGTATGCTCGATGCCCTGATCCACCGGCAGGATCGAGAGAAACCCGGTGCCGGCCAGACGACCGGTATGGTGCAGGCGGCTCAGGCTGCCCAGCACGCGATTGCTGCGGTTGGAAGCCGCAAAGACGGTGTCCAGGTGGTTGGGGCCCGGCAGATGCAGGCGGTCCTTGGTGATGCCCGTGCAGGTGTGATCCAGCAACAGGCGAGCGTCTTTCTCACCCAGCAGGTTGACGATTCGGTCCAGCATGTCCTGGCCTCCAGAATTCCGATGGTTGGCGTTCGTATACGGGAAGTGGCGTGCAATCTACGATTTCCCGGGGTCCGGTAGGAGACCGTATCCAGCCCTGACCCCGGATGGATCCCGACTCTTCTGCCGGGCCCACCTGGTCAAAAGAGTCGCTGATGCGAAAGAAGCGTTGGCAAGCCAGCCTTGATTCGGGATCTTCCTCGTTGAAACAAGAAAGCCCGCAGGAACCAGGACAGGGTGTCCCGGAGTTCCTGCCTGCCTGACGGGAGACGCGCAGATCCCGACAGGCAACCGGTCGATTCCCCCTCACCGCCGGATCCAGGCTGCCGCATTGTCAGGAGGTCAGCACGTGCTGAAACGGAAACGCATCGATCCCCAGGCCCGGGTCACCCATTCGTCCATCGGGCGCACCATCCGACGTCTGATGGACCAGGCCAACGACGGGCGTGGTATCGGCATCATTCGCCTGGCACGACAGGCCGGCATCGGCGTTGGCAGCGTTCAGGCCATTCTCAACGACCCGGACCACAGCCCCAGCGTGCGGGTGCTGGACCGACTGGCCCGCTTCTTCGAACTGAAGGGAGTCTGGGTGCTGGTGCGCGGACTGGACCACGAAGAAGACGTGCTGCGCTGGTTCGCCAGCTGCAAGCTGCGCTTCACGCCCACCCAGGAAGACATTGCCCGGGTGATCGCGCTCTGCGACCGCTTTCAGGGCTTCGAACCGATGGCCGTGGCGCTCTCGGCCACCCGGGGCCATTCACGCCGCGAATGGAACGACTTCCTCGATCGCCTGGAGAGCCTGGAACTCTGAGCCCCGGCTGGCAATCGCCAACGGGCCCTCGTACCTTGGGCGGCTTGCCGGCGACCGGTCGGTGGTCAGATCCTTCAACCCGGAGTCCAGGTGCGCCGAATCGTGCGATTCTTTCTGATCCTGCTGGTGCTGGCGGTGCTGGCCCTCGCGGCCGCACTGTCCGTCTCCTGGCCCCTGCGCTGGCTGCCGGCGGGGCTGCCTCCGGGTGGCTGGAAGGATGGCACCTTGACCCTCTGGCCCGGTCCCACCCTGCGCTGGCCCGCGATCACACTTGCCATCTCACGGGACAGCCTGAGGCTGGAATCCCTGAGCCTGAAAGCGGATGGCCTCGGGTCGCTGCGCCGTTGGTGGTCCGCGGACGAGCCATTGCTGGCCGACCTGCGGGTGAGCCATGCGCAATGGAACCGCCTGCCCCTGGAAGGGCTCAGCGGACGCATGCGACTGGTTGCCGACACCCTTGAAGTCCAGAACCTGCATTCACGACTGGCGGGACAGGCGCTGGACGGGCGCTGGCTGGTGCTGCGCAAGCCAGGTGCCCTGCCCGCATGGACCCTTGACCTGCAGTCGGAACGCCTGGTCCTGGACAGTCTCTGGGCCCTGCTCTATCCTGAACGCAGCTGGACTCTGGGTGGTCTGGCGGACGTGACCCTGCGGATCCGTCAGTCGCGCAGCGGCAGGACATCCCATTCCTTCGTGGCACACGCACGGGATGTGGAACTGGCCAGCTGGCCCGTGGCACTGGAATTGAAGAAGCAACTGGGACTCGAGTTCCTGGATCCGCTGATGGCCGACTCATTGAGCATGGAGCTGGTGGGTGATACGGTCAGCAGCCGCCTGAACCGGATGGAGCTGTGGACGAGTCTGGGCCTGATCACGGCCTCGGGCCCATTGGGCAATCCAGAGGATCCCACCCAGAAACTGGCGCTCGCGGTGGATCTGGCTCTCAATGAATCCGGTCGCCGGCAGCTGTCGCTTCCGGGCGGACTCGATCAGGGGCTGGAATGGCTGGCCGACCCGGATGGCATCCTGCACATCAAGGGCACGGTCACGGGCAGCCTGGAGAAACCGGAACTTCGTGTGGACACCTCAGCCCTGAAGAAGAAGGTCGAAGAAGGTGTGCGCTCGCTGTTCAGGAAACTGCTGGGACGTCACTGATCCGGCATCCCGGGCCGTCTGGCCGGATCATCCGTGAAACGCACGCGCCATTCGTCCTCGAGCATGCTGAAGCAATCGTGATCCACATAGTGGTCGTAGAGCCACTCGTTCTCGCGGGAGACTCCTTCGGAGGTGAAGCCCAGGCGCACGGGAATCGCGCGGCTGCGGGCGTTTCCCGTGGCACACTGGATCATCACCTTGTGCAGACCCAGTTCGCCGAACAGGTGATCGAGCATGGTCGCCACACAGGCGGTCACGATCCCCCGCCCTTCCAGACGCTGGTCCAGCCAATAGCCCACACTGGTGCGGCCGTTGACACGGTCCACCTGATGGGTGCCGATCACGCCCCCCAATCGCCCGTCCACCCAGATTCCGAAATGCACTTCGAAGTACAGCAGGACGCGCTTGCGTACCGCGCGGATGAACTGCAGGCTGTCCTGCTCGCAGCGGGTGGCATCCAGCCAGGGCAGCCAGCGCCGGAGGTGGGTCCGGTTGTGATCGGTTACCCGGAACAGTTCGGCCGCGTGTTCCTCTTCGAACTCGCGCAGCACGACGCCTGGGCGCACACGCAATTCCATACGGTCCTTTCCGCTCGGGCCGGTCTCAGAGACTGCGCTTGACCCGGGCGGGCACTCCCGCCACGATCGTGTTGGCGGGCACATTCTTCGTGACCACACTGCCTGCGCCCACGATGGCGTTCTCGCCGATCTCGATGCCGCAGAGAATCGTGCTGCCCGTGCCGATCGAGGCTCCGCGACCGACGCGCGTGGGCACCACGCTCCAGTCCGCTTCGGTCTGAGGACTGCCATCCGGGTTGGCGGCGCGCGGGTACTTGTCATTGATGAAGTTCACGTTGTGCCCCACGAAGACACCGTCCTCGATCGTGACACCCTCGCAGATGAACGTATGACTCGAGATCTTGCAGCGGTCGCCAATGGTCACGCCCTTCTGGATTTCCACGAAGGCCCCGACCTTGCTGTCACGACCAATCCTGCAGCCGTAGAGATTGACGAACGCGAAGACGCGGCTGCCTTCGCCGATGCAGACATCCTCGGCAATGCGCTGATACATTTCCATGATGGGATCCTGAAGTTGAGGTCTGTGCCCGGCCGGCCGGCCGGTGGGGAATGGAACACGGCGCGCCCGGACCAAAGCCCGGGCGCACGCGAAACAGGCAGGGTTCAGCGGGCGATCTCGATGCGGGCGCCCTGGTTCTTGAGCGACCGATCGGCGGCTTCCAGCACGGCCACGACCGTGCGACCGGCGTGACCGTCGGTCAGTGGTGCACGGCCTTCGCGGATCGAGTCCACGAATTCGCGCATCATGCGGCTGAGGGCTTCGGTCTGGTCGATCTTGGGAGCGCACATGTCGCCGGTACGGTACTGGACCAGGGTTTCCCAGACCTGCTCCTTGCCGGTGACTTCCACGCCCTTGTCGTAGACCTTGACCTTCTCGCTGGGCTCCATGTCGTCGTAGACCACCATGTGGCGTGTGCCACCCAGCAGGATCTGGCGCACCTTGACCGGCGAGATCCAGTTCACGTGGAAGTGCGCCATCACGCTGCCCGGGAAGTGCACGGTGAGGTAGGCGATGTCTTCGTAGTTGTTGAAGTGGCAGGAACCGGTGGCCGACACGGCAATCGGTGAGTCGCCAATGAACCAGTCCATGATCGAGATGTCATGGGGCGCCAGATCCCAGACCACGTTGGAGTCATGCTGGAACAGGCCCAGGTTGACGCGCACCGAGTCGAAATAGAGAATCTCGCCGATCTCGCCGCGGTCGATCAGTTCCTTGACCTTGCGCACCGCGCCATTGTAGATGAAGGTGTGGTCCACCATCAGTCGCAGGTTCTTCTTCTCGGCCAGGGCGATCAGCTCGTCACATTCCCGGGTCGAGGCGGCCATGGGCTTCTCCAGCAGGAGATGCTTGCCCGCACCCAGTACCTGCATGCCGATGGGATGGTGGGTGGAAATGGGGGTGGACACGGCCACGGCGGTCACGTCATCGCGCCCCAGCAGCTGATCGATGTGTTCCACCGTTTCCACCATCGGGAACTTCTGGCGGATCTTCTCAAGCTGGCCCGCATCACGATCACAGACCACCACTCCCTCGATGCCGGGGGTGGACAGCAGGTTGCGGACCAGATTGGGTCCCCAATAACCAAGACCGATGACTCCTGCCTTCATGGCTCTCTCCAGTTGCGCTGCCATCATCCGCCTCCCCGCCCGAAGAGCATCACCGGAATGGTCCGGAAAATGATGCCCAGATCCAGCAGGATGCTTGGATTCTGGATGTAATACAGGTCCAGGATCACCATGTCGTCAAAACCGACTTCGCTGCGGCCGTTCACCTGCCAGACGCCGGTGCAGCCGGGCACGACGCTCAGTCGCTTGCGGTGCCAGGGCTTGTAGTTGTCGTATTCGTAGGGAAGACAGGGGCGTGGCCCCACCAGGCTCATCTCGCCGCGCAGCACGTTCAGCAGCTGGGGCAGCTCGTCCAGGCTGGTCTTGCGCAGAAAGGCGCCCACGCGTGTCACGCGCGTGTTGTTGACGATCTTGGTCTGCCCGGGCTCGGCAACCTTGCCCGCGCGAATGAAGGCCTGCAGGTTCTGGACGCGCTGCGGGTCGGCATCGGAGCCCACCAGCATCGAGCGGAACTTGAAGAAGCGGAAATGCTGGCCGTTCTTGCCCACGCGGGTCTGGGTGTGAAAGATCGGCCCCTTGCTTTCCAGCCGTATCAGCGCTGCCAGGGTCAGAAACAGGGGCGAGAGCACGAGCATGCCCGCCAGACTGAACAGCACGTCCACCCCGCGCTTGAAGATGCGGTGCGGCAGCTGCTGCCCGTAACGCGTCACATCCACCACGGGGATGTTGGCGTACTTGTCGGTGAACAGACGCTCGGGAATCACCCGGTAGAGCGGTGAGGCGATCTTGATGAAGGCCGAGGTGTTCATGGCGATGTCCACCGCCCGGAACAGGGCGTTGTGATCGGCCCGGTCGAGGCAGAGCAGCACTTCGTTCACACGGTGCTCGCGCACCAGGGCGGGAATCGATTCGGTGCTGCCCAGCACGGCCAGCCCGTTCTGGACCATGAAGCCTTCGGGCAGCTCGTCGTCGGCAAAGCCCACCAGTTTCAGCCCGTAGGGATTGTGGCGTTCCAGGCGACTCACCAGTTCCCGCCCCGTCTCCCCCGTGCCCACCACCAGCACACGCCGACTGTAGACCCGCATGTTGGTCAGCAGGATGAAGATGCTGCGGAACAGAATGACCCGCACGAAGAGGAACAGGGTCATGCTCAGCCCGGCGAAGTAGAGCAGCGCCAGGCGGCTGTCCACGATCACCGAGGACTTGGTGAAGAAGGAAAGGATGGCGATGCCGGCCAGCATCAGGAAGTAGGCCTTGCTCAGCCTCCAGGCATGCTCGCCCGCGCTGAGGAAGACATTGATCTTGTAGAGTTTCTGCTGGCGGAAGATCAGCACGGCCACGACGCCGTAGAGCATGAAGAACAGCACTTCCGGGGCGACCCAGGGGGCGTGCTCGAAGAAGACGTCGATGCGGGAGGCCGTGCGCAGCTTGAGGGCGAAGATGAAGCTCAGGTTCAGAGTCAACCAGTCAATCAGCGCAAGCAGATACTTGTATTTCGGCGTCTTCAAACGAACTCCCGCGAATGCTGGCCGGAACGTCCAGGACGGGTGGGGGTGCCGTCGCAAAGCATGCTGATTCAGGTCGGGCGTGCCCGGATGATGATGGATTCACCGCGGCTCCGGTGGAGGGAGCCGGAAAGCACATCATCGGCAGAAAGGCCCGGCGAATTTGACGACAAGCGGGGAAAGCAGGAAAAATCCAGCAGGGCTGGCAGAAGCTGCGACAATCTGGCACCTTGTGCGCGACCCTGAATCGCTGTGGAACCGCGTCCGTGCCACGAACCGCCTCGGGTAACGCCTGCAGCAAAACAGCCCTCCAGGGAATGAAGAGCCGTCATTCCATCACCATTTGCTGCTCAGGAGACCCAGATGAACGTCCCCTTTGTCGATCTGAAGGCCCAATATAGATCAATCAAAACGGAAATTGACCAGGCCATCCAGACGATCCTGGACAATACGGAGTTCGTCAACGGCCCCACGGTCGCCCGCTTCGAACAGGCCTTCGCGGCCGCACACAATGCCCGCCACGCGGTGGCCTGCGGCAATGGCACCCAGGCCCTGCACCTGATCCTCTGGTCGCTTGGCATCGGCCCCGGCGATGAGGTCATCCTGCCCACTCACACCTTCTTCGCCACCGCCGAGGCCGTGCATCTCTGTGGTGCCACCTGCGTGTTCGCCGAAGTGGAAGAGAGCACCTTCACCCTCGACCCCGCCCGCCTCGAGGCTTTGGTCACCCCGCGCACCAAGGCCGTGATGGCCGTGCACCTCTACGGCCAGCCCGCCGATCTGCCCGCCTTGAAGACCTTCTGCGACGCGCACAGGCTCAAGCTGATCGAGGATTCCGCCCAGTCCCACTGCGCCGAGATCAACGGCCAGCGCATCGGCACCTTCGGCGTGGCCGCCGGTTTCAGTTTCTACCCGGGCAAGAATCTGGGCGCCTACGGTGAGGGCGGTGCCATGCTCACCAACGATGACGAGCTGGCGAAGACGGCCCGGATGATCCGCGACCATGGCATGTCGCGCAAGTACGTGCACGAGGTCTGGGGGCACAACTACCGCATGGAAGGCTTCCAGGGTGCCGTGCTGGGCGTGAAGATGAATCACATCGAAGCCTGGACCGACGCCCGCCGCCGCAACGCGCGGCTCTACGACGAAGGCCTGCGCGGCATCGGTCCGGTGCTGGCACCCGTCGAACGGGTCAACGCTCGCCACGTCTACCACCTGTACGTGGTGCGCGTGCCGCAGCGCGCCGAACTGATGGAATTCCTCTCGTCGCGCGGCATCGCCAGCGGATTGCATTACCCGGTACCCCTGCACCTGCAGCCCGCCACCGCCAACCTGGGTTACAAGAAGGGCGACTTCCCGCTGAGCGAGCGGATCTGCGACGAGATCCTCAGCCTGCCCATGTATCCGGAACTGAGCCCGGAACAGATCGAGCTGGTCTGCAGCACAATTGGCGAGTTCTACTCAAACTGAGCACCCTGAGCCACACTCCGGCAGGCCCCTCCGAGGCACCTGCCGATACGCTGAGTACCCCGCCCGGAAGACTGCCGTATCACATGCTGGTGGTTTCCCGGGCGGGGGCCGTGCTGGGCCCCGACGGACTGCGCTACCAGAATCTGGACGGCAGTTATCTCGAAGGCATCGCCCGTGGCGTGCGCTCGATGACCCTGCTCTGCCCCATCCAGCGACTGGGCCAGGACGAGACCGCGGCGGTCTACGCGGGCTACAATCATCGCTTCTCGACGCCCGCCCTGCAGATTCTGGAACTCCCCGACTACAAGACCCGCTCGGTGAGCCTGCGGGGCGGACTGCGTCAGGTGCTGAGCCAGTTCCGGCTGATCTGGCGCCAGCTCGATGGCCACGATACCGTGTTCGTGATGATGTCCACCTTCCGTGCGGCCTTCGCCGCGGTGGCCGGCCGCCTGCGCGGTCGCCGCGTGATCCTTTATTCGGGCAACGACTGGTACGCGGACATGGCCAGTTCCTACAAGTTCAAGGGGCCGCTGGCTCGCCTGGTGTATCCGTTCTTTCGCTGGTTCTGCGGGTTCGCCGAGCGCCGCGCCATGGGCGCCGCCCAGTTGCGCATCGTCAATGGAGTCAGCCTGGTGCGCAAGTACGGCAAGCTGCCCGGGCGCACCGTGGAAACCAAGCCCCTGGTCACGATCCGCCCCGCGGACATCGCGCCCCGGCGTGATACCTGCCAGACGCCGCGTGTCCGCCTGCTCTGCGTGGCCGGTCTGATGCCGCGCAAGGGCATCCAGTTCCTGCTGGAAGCGATGGCCCTGCTGCGCAGCGAGGGGCAGGAAACCCACTTGACGCTCGTGGGTGGCGAACAGCCCGAGACGGGTGCCCGTCTGCGCGCACTCTGTGTCGAACGGGGTCTCGAGGATGCGGTGGAATTCGCGGGCTACGTGGCCAATGGACCGGACCTGATCCAGCGCTACCGCGAGAGCGACCTCTTCGTGTTGCCCTCGCTCAGCGAAGGCTTTCCGCGGGTGATCTTCGAGGCCATGGCCCAGTCGCTGCCCGTGGTGGCCAGCCGGATTCCCAACATCGAAGGCCGTCTGGGCGATGTGGGTTACCTGCAGTATGCGGCTCCCGGAGATCCCCGGGATCTGGCACGCGCGATCTCCGCTGTGATCTCCAATGGCGAGCTGCGGCGCTCGATGATCGCCCGTTGCCATGAGTATATTGGCGAGCTGCTGCGCGAATCACCGGTGGACCAGTTTCTCAGGGAAGCGGCCCGACTGGATTGAAGCGCCCGCTTTCCCGCGGAACCCGAAACACAAGGCGACGCATGAATCCAAGCCACACCTTCTCGATCGCTGGACGCGCCATCGGCCCGGACCAGCCGATCTACCTGATCGCGGAAGCGGGCGTGAACCACAACGGCGAGTTGCCGTTGGCCCAGGAACTGATCGACCGGGCCGCCGATGCCGGTGCCGACGCCGTCAAGTTCCAGACCTACCGGCTGGACGAGCTGATCCTGCCCGGGGTGAAGAAAGCCCCCTACCAGCAGCGTACGGGCGATGCCGGCGAGAGCCAGAGCGCCATGCTGGAACGGCTGGCGATCGACGAGGAGTTCCACCGTGCGCTGATCGCCCGCTGCGAGCAGCGCGGGATCCGCTTCCTGTCCACACCCTATGGCAGCCGCAGCCTGGCCCTGCTCGAGTCGTTGCAGGTGCCCGTGATCAAGATCGCCTCCACGGACACCACCAACCAGCTCTTCCTCGAGGAAGTGGGAGCCTGCGGGCGCCCGGTGATTCTGTCCACGGGCATGAGCACGGCCGCGGAAGTGCTGGCGGCCGCCACCACGCTGCGCGCCGCGGGCTGCCGCGAGCTGCTGCTGTTGAAATGCACCTCCAACTATCCCACTCCTCCCGCCGAGGTGAATCTGCGCTCCATGGCCACCCTGGCCGCGCTCACCGGCGAGCTGGTGGGGTTCTCCGATCACACCGAAGGAGTGGGCGCCAGCCCGGCCGCCGCCGCCATGGGCGCGGTGCTGATCGAAAAGCACTACACCCTGGATCACGATCTGCCCGGCCCCGACCACCGCGCCTCGCTGAACCCGGCCCAACTGACCGAATGGGTCCGGCGGATCCGCGAGGTGGAACTGCAACTTGGCTCACGCCAGCTGGGGCCCAGCCCATCGGAGTCGGATACCCGGCCCTCGCTGCAGAAGGCCCTGGTCGTGCTGCAGGATCTGCAGGCCGGTGAGACACTCACTCGCCGGAATCTGGGCGCGCTGCGCACGGGCGGTCAGGGCATTGGCGCATTCCATGGCCTGGACCTGCTGGGACGTCGGGTGACGCGCGCGATTCCTGCGGGCACTCCCCTGCAGTGGGAGGATCTGGCCCGGTGAGCGTCGTGTCTCCCAGCGGGCCCCTCTTCATCGTGGGCTGTGGCGGGCACGCGCGCGTGGTGCTGGATGCCGCCGTGGAAGCCGGCTGGACCGTGGCCGGACTGATCGATCTGGACTGGAAGGGTCAGGCTGAAACCATTCTGGGACACCCTGTCCTGGGCGGTCCCGAGGTGCTTGAGAACCGGGCGCCCGTGGCCTGTGCCGTCGCGATGGGCGACAACCGGCTGCGCGCCGGGTGGCTGGCTCGAGTGAGGA is a window encoding:
- a CDS encoding class I fructose-bisphosphate aldolase encodes the protein MDRIVNLLGEKDARLLLDHTCTGITKDRLHLPGPNHLDTVFAASNRSNRVLGSLSRLHHTGRLAGTGFLSILPVDQGIEHTAAASFSRNPDYFDPENIVKLAIEAGCNGVASTLGVLGMVSRRYAHKIPFVVKLNHNELMTYPNTFDQIMFADVDQAVEMGAAGVGATIYFGSEESNRQLIEISQAFAYAHTQGLFTILWCYLRNPEFVKDGVDYHVAADLTGQANHLGVTIEADIIKQKLPENNGGFNAIKFAKTDKLAYGPLCSDHPVDLVRWQLANGYMGRCGLINSGGASGANDLADAVRTAVINKRGGGMGLILGRKAFQKPLAEGVEIINAVQDVYLEQGVTVA
- a CDS encoding helix-turn-helix transcriptional regulator, whose protein sequence is MLKRKRIDPQARVTHSSIGRTIRRLMDQANDGRGIGIIRLARQAGIGVGSVQAILNDPDHSPSVRVLDRLARFFELKGVWVLVRGLDHEEDVLRWFASCKLRFTPTQEDIARVIALCDRFQGFEPMAVALSATRGHSRREWNDFLDRLESLEL
- a CDS encoding GNAT family N-acetyltransferase: MELRVRPGVVLREFEEEHAAELFRVTDHNRTHLRRWLPWLDATRCEQDSLQFIRAVRKRVLLYFEVHFGIWVDGRLGGVIGTHQVDRVNGRTSVGYWLDQRLEGRGIVTACVATMLDHLFGELGLHKVMIQCATGNARSRAIPVRLGFTSEGVSRENEWLYDHYVDHDCFSMLEDEWRVRFTDDPARRPGMPDQ
- a CDS encoding N-acetyltransferase, whose translation is MYQRIAEDVCIGEGSRVFAFVNLYGCRIGRDSKVGAFVEIQKGVTIGDRCKISSHTFICEGVTIEDGVFVGHNVNFINDKYPRAANPDGSPQTEADWSVVPTRVGRGASIGTGSTILCGIEIGENAIVGAGSVVTKNVPANTIVAGVPARVKRSL
- a CDS encoding Gfo/Idh/MocA family oxidoreductase; protein product: MKAGVIGLGYWGPNLVRNLLSTPGIEGVVVCDRDAGQLEKIRQKFPMVETVEHIDQLLGRDDVTAVAVSTPISTHHPIGMQVLGAGKHLLLEKPMAASTRECDELIALAEKKNLRLMVDHTFIYNGAVRKVKELIDRGEIGEILYFDSVRVNLGLFQHDSNVVWDLAPHDISIMDWFIGDSPIAVSATGSCHFNNYEDIAYLTVHFPGSVMAHFHVNWISPVKVRQILLGGTRHMVVYDDMEPSEKVKVYDKGVEVTGKEQVWETLVQYRTGDMCAPKIDQTEALSRMMREFVDSIREGRAPLTDGHAGRTVVAVLEAADRSLKNQGARIEIAR
- a CDS encoding sugar transferase gives rise to the protein MKTPKYKYLLALIDWLTLNLSFIFALKLRTASRIDVFFEHAPWVAPEVLFFMLYGVVAVLIFRQQKLYKINVFLSAGEHAWRLSKAYFLMLAGIAILSFFTKSSVIVDSRLALLYFAGLSMTLFLFVRVILFRSIFILLTNMRVYSRRVLVVGTGETGRELVSRLERHNPYGLKLVGFADDELPEGFMVQNGLAVLGSTESIPALVREHRVNEVLLCLDRADHNALFRAVDIAMNTSAFIKIASPLYRVIPERLFTDKYANIPVVDVTRYGQQLPHRIFKRGVDVLFSLAGMLVLSPLFLTLAALIRLESKGPIFHTQTRVGKNGQHFRFFKFRSMLVGSDADPQRVQNLQAFIRAGKVAEPGQTKIVNNTRVTRVGAFLRKTSLDELPQLLNVLRGEMSLVGPRPCLPYEYDNYKPWHRKRLSVVPGCTGVWQVNGRSEVGFDDMVILDLYYIQNPSILLDLGIIFRTIPVMLFGRGGG
- a CDS encoding DegT/DnrJ/EryC1/StrS family aminotransferase, with amino-acid sequence MNVPFVDLKAQYRSIKTEIDQAIQTILDNTEFVNGPTVARFEQAFAAAHNARHAVACGNGTQALHLILWSLGIGPGDEVILPTHTFFATAEAVHLCGATCVFAEVEESTFTLDPARLEALVTPRTKAVMAVHLYGQPADLPALKTFCDAHRLKLIEDSAQSHCAEINGQRIGTFGVAAGFSFYPGKNLGAYGEGGAMLTNDDELAKTARMIRDHGMSRKYVHEVWGHNYRMEGFQGAVLGVKMNHIEAWTDARRRNARLYDEGLRGIGPVLAPVERVNARHVYHLYVVRVPQRAELMEFLSSRGIASGLHYPVPLHLQPATANLGYKKGDFPLSERICDEILSLPMYPELSPEQIELVCSTIGEFYSN
- a CDS encoding glycosyltransferase; the protein is MLVVSRAGAVLGPDGLRYQNLDGSYLEGIARGVRSMTLLCPIQRLGQDETAAVYAGYNHRFSTPALQILELPDYKTRSVSLRGGLRQVLSQFRLIWRQLDGHDTVFVMMSTFRAAFAAVAGRLRGRRVILYSGNDWYADMASSYKFKGPLARLVYPFFRWFCGFAERRAMGAAQLRIVNGVSLVRKYGKLPGRTVETKPLVTIRPADIAPRRDTCQTPRVRLLCVAGLMPRKGIQFLLEAMALLRSEGQETHLTLVGGEQPETGARLRALCVERGLEDAVEFAGYVANGPDLIQRYRESDLFVLPSLSEGFPRVIFEAMAQSLPVVASRIPNIEGRLGDVGYLQYAAPGDPRDLARAISAVISNGELRRSMIARCHEYIGELLRESPVDQFLREAARLD
- a CDS encoding N-acetylneuraminate synthase family protein: MNPSHTFSIAGRAIGPDQPIYLIAEAGVNHNGELPLAQELIDRAADAGADAVKFQTYRLDELILPGVKKAPYQQRTGDAGESQSAMLERLAIDEEFHRALIARCEQRGIRFLSTPYGSRSLALLESLQVPVIKIASTDTTNQLFLEEVGACGRPVILSTGMSTAAEVLAAATTLRAAGCRELLLLKCTSNYPTPPAEVNLRSMATLAALTGELVGFSDHTEGVGASPAAAAMGAVLIEKHYTLDHDLPGPDHRASLNPAQLTEWVRRIREVELQLGSRQLGPSPSESDTRPSLQKALVVLQDLQAGETLTRRNLGALRTGGQGIGAFHGLDLLGRRVTRAIPAGTPLQWEDLAR